In Prunus dulcis chromosome 1, ALMONDv2, whole genome shotgun sequence, the following are encoded in one genomic region:
- the LOC117613954 gene encoding RING-H2 finger protein ATL56-like: MPPSSDPYRRNHNHVIPQPRPPPPKSNPKLLSLIIKALVMTSITSLFFLFVGLAAIVLFLFLAAGALHRRRAQSPLPSSGFSSRHLKALTQFRFRAQPQSQTTSPSPTPTDCVVCLDAFRDGQWCRKLAACNHVFHRRCVDTWLVKVSACPICRRRVRLDSGDADAVVGLDGEEEAKYMWNFNRNSNDLRVRVW, encoded by the coding sequence ATGCCTCCCTCCTCTGATCCCTACCGCCGCAACCACAATCATGTAATTCCACAGCCACGGCCGCCGCCTCCAAAATCCAATCCaaagcttctctctctcatcatcaAAGCCCTGGTTATGACCTCCATAacctccctcttcttcctcttcgtCGGCCTCGCCGCCATcgtcctcttcctcttcctcgcTGCCGGCGCTCTCCACCGCCGCCGAGCCCAATCCCCCCTCCCCTCATCTGGGTTTTCCTCCAGACACCTTAAGGCCCTTACCCAGTTCCGCTTCAGAGCCCAGCCCCAATCCCAAACGACGTCGCCCTCGCCGACGCCGACGGACTGCGTCGTTTGCCTGGACGCGTTTCGCGATGGGCAGTGGTGCAGGAAACTCGCTGCTTGCAACCACGTGTTCCATAGGCGGTGCGTGGACACGTGGCTGGTGAAGGTGTCCGCGTGTCCGATTTGCCGTAGACGTGTGCGGTTAGATTCTGGGGATGCGGACGCGGTGGTTGGTTtggatggagaagaagaggccAAGTACATGTGGAATTTTAATAGGAACAGTAATGATTTGAGGGTGAGGGTTTGGTAG
- the LOC117634616 gene encoding uncharacterized protein LOC117634616: MGSFMLLELVGTLMESQKLFFRNVKLMSCIFLLIISLSAILFLSNMLSIKPSITDFTLKANLLAMNIGTPEFANLLNTLKGDLRLFVGLEWIFIFILCFFSLFFATASILASAVTYRGKDMSIKELLSRAVKSLKRPFLTWFYITLLHLGYCLFLITFLVPLVVIFDLTVTMPSLLSIIIFLLALVFEAYLAVVWNLALVVSVLEEMCGIEALGKAGQLIKGLKMRGFFLNLLFGALSLPVFYGAHKFGKTVMSSNAAMIPLLLLNSISCLIGMFKLMAYTVLYHDCKATHGEELEMQGGTEYTKVAFTPLISADLP; encoded by the coding sequence ATGGGGTCTTTTATGCTTTTGGAATTGGTGGGAACTTTGATGGAATCGCAGAAACTTTTCTTCAGAAATGTTAAGCTCATGTCTTGCATCTTCCTGCTCATAATTTCTCTTAGCGCTATCCTCTTTTTGAGTAATATGCTGTCCATTAAACCATCAATCACTGATTTTACCCTCAAGGCAAACCTTCTAGCTATGAACATCGGCACCCCTGAATTCGCAAACCTTCTGAATACTTTGAAAGGCGACCTCCGATTATTTGTTGGACTAGAgtggatttttattttcatattgtgttttttctctttattcttTGCAACAGCTTCAATCTTAGCATCGGCAGTAACATATCGTGGAAAAGACATGTCTATCAAGGAACTTCTATCGAGGGCCGTGAAATCACTGAAAAGACCGTTTCTTACTTGGTTTTACATAACCCTTCTTCATCTAGGCTATTGTCTATTTCTCATAACCTTTCTGGTTCCTTTGGTGGTGATTTTCGATCTTACGGTCACTATGCCTTCTTTATTATCTATAATCATATTCCTCCTAGCTCTAGTTTTCGAAGCTTATCTAGCTGTTGTTTGGAATTTAGCACTCGTTGTTTCGGTACTCGAGGAAATGTGTGGAATTGAGGCACTTGGGAAGGCTGGACAGCTCATCAAAGGATTGAAGATGCGCGGATTTTTCCTAAATCTTTTGTTTGGAGCACTCTCTCTTCCTGTGTTCTATGGTGCGCACAAGTTTGGCAAAACAGTCATGTCATCAAATGCTGCCATGATTCCATTGCTCCTCCTGAATTCGATATCCTGCCTGATCGGAATGTTTAAGCTCATGGCATACACAGTCCTCTATCACGATTGCAAGGCGACTCATGGAGAAGAACTTGAAATGCAAGGAGGCACTGAATATACTAAAGTGGCCTTTACCCCACTTATCAGTGCAGATTTACCATGA
- the LOC117616094 gene encoding uncharacterized protein LOC117616094, which yields MPLCSFTMQENIKRFEEHQILSFFFMMGSFMLLELVGTLMESQKLFFRNVKLMSCIFLLIISLSSILFLSNMLSIKPSITDFTLKANLLAMNIGTPEFANLLNTLKGDLRLFVGLEWIFIFILCFFSLFFATASILASAVTYRGKDMSIKELLSRAVKSLKRPFLTWFYITLLHLGYCLFLITFLVPLVVIFDLTVTMPSLLSIIIFLLALVFEAYLAVVWNLALVVSVLEEMCGIEALGKAGQLIKGLKMRGFFLNLLFGALSLPVFYGAHKFGKTVMSSNAAMIPLLLLNSISCLIGMFKLMAYTVLYHDCKATHGEELEMQGGTEYTKVAFTPLISADLP from the coding sequence ATGCCTTTGTGCTCCTTtacaatgcaagaaaatattaaaaggtTTGAAGAACATcaaattttatctttcttcttcatgatGGGGTCTTTTATGCTTTTGGAATTGGTGGGAACTTTGATGGAATCGCAGAAACTTTTCTTCAGAAATGTTAAGCTCATGTCTTGCATCTTCCTGCTCATAATTTCTCTTAGCTCTATCCTCTTTTTGAGTAATATGCTGTCCATTAAACCATCAATCACTGATTTTACCCTCAAGGCAAACCTACTAGCTATGAACATCGGCACCCCTGAATTCGCAAACCTTCTGAATACTTTGAAAGGCGACCTCCGATTATTTGTTGGACTAGAgtggatttttattttcatattgtgttttttctctttattcttTGCAACAGCTTCAATCTTAGCATCGGCAGTAACATATCGTGGAAAAGACATGTCTATCAAGGAACTTCTATCGAGGGCCGTGAAATCACTGAAAAGACCGTTTCTTACTTGGTTTTACATAACCCTTCTTCATCTAGGCTATTGTCTATTTCTCATAACCTTTCTGGTTCCTTTGGTGGTGATTTTCGATCTTACGGTCACTATGCCTTCTTTATTATCTATAATCATATTCCTCCTAGCTCTAGTTTTCGAAGCTTATCTAGCTGTTGTTTGGAATTTAGCACTCGTTGTTTCGGTACTCGAGGAAATGTGTGGAATTGAGGCACTTGGGAAGGCTGGACAGCTCATCAAAGGATTGAAGATGCGCGGATTTTTCCTAAATCTTTTGTTTGGAGCACTCTCTCTTCCTGTGTTCTATGGTGCGCACAAGTTTGGCAAAACAGTCATGTCATCAAATGCTGCCATGATTCCATTGCTCCTCCTGAATTCGATATCCTGCCTGATCGGAATGTTTAAGCTCATGGCATACACAGTCCTCTATCACGATTGCAAGGCGACTCATGGAGAAGAACTTGAAATGCAAGGAGGCACTGAATATACTAAAGTGGCCTTTACCCCACTTATCAGTGCAGATTTACCATGA
- the LOC117614820 gene encoding uncharacterized protein LOC117614820, whose product MSERDGVFSHDQQSTALKTLLDSLKIFLRNKLTFISIFALTTLPLSFLLFSLSLSSHPLKSHIFHLESLARLAPTRFEARQVWKESRDDAVSLLRIKAIFFLPSYALSLLASVTAITATSSSFHGKRPDLRSSLNAVKLTWRRPLVTSICIYALSIAYAVVPWTLSIVFNSSWSRFFILVLGSGLEIYLMAVLGLGLVASILEERFGWDAIRAGWALMAGKRLCGWALSGLFVFLTWVVARRLEEVMDGQDLMEGSSMATLTRVVVGIEDKLGWVILYGLVVLWGYVVTTVFYCECRKRHVIGGGENENVTV is encoded by the coding sequence ATGTCGGAAAGAGACGGCGTCTTCTCTCACGATCAACAATCAACTGCTCTCAAAACCCTGCTCGATTCCCTCAAGATTTTCCTGAGAAACAAACTAACcttcatttccatttttgcCCTCACGACCCTCCCACTCtccttcctcctcttctccctctccctctcctcccACCCGCTCAAGTCCCACATTTTCCACCTCGAGTCCCTCGCCCGCCTCGCCCCGACCCGATTCGAGGCCCGCCAAGTCTGGAAGGAATCCCGCGATGACGCCGTTTCTCTCCTCCGCATCAAGgccatcttcttcctccccaGCTACGCTCTCTCCCTCCTCGCCTCTGTCACCGCCATCACCGCCACGTCATCGTCTTTCCATGGAAAACGCCCCGATCTCCGTTCCTCCCTTAATGCCGTTAAGCTCACCTGGAGGAGACCTCTGGTCACCTCCATCTGCATCTACGCGCTCTCGATCGCGTACGCTGTCGTGCCGTGGACTCTGTCGATTGTATTCAACTCGTCGTGGTCCAGATTCTTCATCCTCGTTCTCGGGTCGGGTCTCGAGATTTACCTGATGGCGGTTCTGGGCCTCGGGCTCGTCGCGTCGATTTTGGAAGAGAGGTTCGGGTGGGATGCGATCCGGGCCGGGTGGGCGTTGATGGCGGGTAAGAGGTTGTGCGGGTGGGCGTTGTCGGGTTTGTTCGTGTTCTTAACCTGGGTGGTGGCGAGGAGGCTGGAGGAAGTGATGGACGGCCAGGATTTGATGGAGGGATCATCGATGGCGACGCTGACGAGGGTGGTGGTGGGCATAGAGGATAAATTGGGTTGGGTAATTTTGTATGGGTTAGTGGTGCTCTGGGGTTACGTAGTTACCACAGTTTTTTACTGCGAGTGTAGGAAACGCCACGTAATTGGTGGTGGTGAAAATGAGAACGTCACGGTTTGA